The proteins below are encoded in one region of Deltaproteobacteria bacterium:
- a CDS encoding topoisomerase DNA-binding C4 zinc finger domain-containing protein codes for MTAWRLAADCPACGAPLRLRRRRADGGEFLGCSSYPRCDHAEEFDPYLDALAEQVDDLRDRLASATARLADREREQTPESVDLRRELRGLIALAHPDRWPHAADLAHEVTARLTALRARVAA; via the coding sequence GTGACCGCCTGGCGCCTGGCCGCCGACTGCCCCGCGTGCGGCGCCCCGCTGCGCCTGCGGCGGCGCCGTGCCGACGGCGGGGAATTCCTCGGGTGCTCGAGCTACCCGCGCTGCGACCACGCCGAGGAATTCGATCCGTATCTCGACGCGCTCGCCGAGCAGGTGGACGATCTGCGCGACCGCCTGGCGAGCGCGACCGCGCGGCTCGCGGACCGCGAGCGCGAGCAGACACCCGAGAGCGTCGATCTGCGGCGAGAGCTGCGCGGGCTGATCGCGCTCGCCCATCCCGACCGCTGGCCGCACGCTGCCGACCTCGCGCACGAGGTGACTGCGCGGCTGACGGCGCTGCGCGCGCGGGTGGCAGCGTGA